A genomic region of Phragmites australis chromosome 2, lpPhrAust1.1, whole genome shotgun sequence contains the following coding sequences:
- the LOC133909099 gene encoding uncharacterized protein LOC133909099, whose translation MECNKDEAQRAKEIAEKKFAARDLPGAKKLAIKAQTLFPGLEGIVQMITTLDIYLASEVKVAGEKDWYSILSVATTVDDETLKKQYRKLVLQLHPDKNKSVGAEGAFQMVQEAYVVLSDKTKRAVYDQKRNIRVLQQRTPQSCQASAAPGAANGFYNFATNPAASKATVNKQTARPATRAVHPRPRPRPPQPPPTSAPPPAPSPTPSLAKPPTFWTSCSKCKMNYEYLKVYLNHHLRCPSCREPFLAKEVPMPPTENVVQDSNINGANQNTSSNRNFQWGPFSRAAGAASATAPSAAAAQAANVVHQTYEKVRREREEAQAASRREEALRRKYNPLKRNANMSENVNIGTGDVASSKKMRSMVKDAGVGSSSVVSGPGANCFRVPGGAYEFQGFNGGPNWKPRPPTRINLSKNFLPLDIRSILLEKAKSELKNKLKEMKSKTSQVATCGKASKKHVVKENGCDDETLASDDPTTNKDAHVDPEENGSGDSTGAENEDDDPLSYNVPDPDFHDFDKDRTEESFQSDQIWATYDDEDGMPRYYAFIQKVISLKPFKLRISFLTTRTNSEFGPLNWVSSGFTKTCGDFRICRYETCDILNMFSHQIKWEKGQRGVIKIYPQKGDIWAVYRNWSPDWDEDTPDNVLRAYAVVEVLDDYDEDHGISVIPLVKVAEFRTVFQRHQDPNTTKKILKEEMFRFSHQVPFYRMSGEEAPNVPKDSYELDPAAISKELLQDITETAKEANGTSEC comes from the coding sequence ATGGAATGCAACAAGGATGAGGCCCAAAGGGCAAAGGAgattgcagagaagaagttcGCAGCGAGGGACCTACCGGGTGCCAAGAAGCTCGCCATCAAGGCTCAGACTCTCTTTCCTGGGCTTGAAGGCATTGTTCAGATGATCACCACCTTAGATATCTATCTTGCTTCGGAGGTGAAGGTTGCTGGGGAGAAGGACTGGTACTCGATCCTTTCTGTTGCCACAACAGTAGATGATGAAACTCTGAAGAAACAGTACAGGAAGTTGGTTCTTCAGCTCCACCCCGACAAGAACAAGTCAGTGGGTGCCGAGGGTGCTTTTCAGATGGTCCAAGAGGCGTATGTGGTGCTATCTGATAAAACCAAGAGAGCAGTATATGACCAAAAGAGGAATATAAGGGTACTCCAACAGAGGACACCTCAATCATGTCAAGCAAGTGCTGCTCCTGGTGCAGCCAATGGCTTCTACAATTTTGCAACTAATCCTGCTGCTTCCAAGGCAACAGTAAACAAGCAAACGGCACGACCAGCAACACGTGCAGTGCACCCACGCCCACGCCCGCGCCCACCTCAACCTCCGCCCACATCCGCCCCTCCTCCTGCTCCATCTCCGACTCCATCTCTGGCGAAGCCTCCTACATTTTGGACCTCATGCAGCAAATGCAAGATGAATTATGAGTACCTCAAGGTGTATCTGAACCACCATCTTCGCTGCCCTAGCTGCCGTGAGCCGTTCCTAGCAAAAGAGGTACCAATGCCACCAACTGAGAATGTGGTACAGGATTCCAACATCAATGGTGCAAATCAAAATACAAGCTCGAATAGAAATTTCCAATGGGGCCCATTCTCAAGGGCTGCTGGTGCAGCTAGTGCTACTGcaccatctgctgctgctgctcaagCTGCTAATGTGGTTCATCAGACGTACGAGAAAGttaggagagagagggaggaggcacaAGCAGCATCTAGAAGGGAAGAGGCTCTTCGTAGGAAGTATAATCCTCTAAAAAGGAACGCAAACATGTCAGAGAATGTTAATATTGGGACAGGCGATGTTGCATCTAGTAAGAAGATGAGGTCTATGGTTAAAGATGCTGGAGTTGGTTCTTCATCGGTCGTATCAGGTCCAGGAGCAAATTGTTTTAGAGTGCCAGGTGGAGCCTATGAATTTCAAGGCTTTAATGGTGGACCCAATTGGAAACCCAGGCCTCCTACTCGCATTAATTTGTCCAAGAACTTCCTTCCATTGGACATTAGGAGTATTTTGCTGGAAAAAGCAAAGAGTGAGTTAAAGAACAAGCTAAAGGAGATGAAAAGTAAAACATCTCAAGTTGCTACTTgtggaaaagcaagcaagaaacaTGTGGTTAAGGAAAATGGTTGTGATGATGAAACTCTTGCATCAGATGATCCTACGACAAATAAAGATGCTCATGTTGACCCAGAAGAGAATGGTTCTGGTGATAGCACAGGTGCTGAAAATGAAGATGACGATCCCTTGTCTTATAATGTTCCTGATCCTGATTTCCATGATTTCGACAAGGATCGTACTGAGGAATCTTTTCAGAGTGACCAAATTTGGGCTACATATGATGACGAAGATGGCATGCCTCGTTATTATGCATTTATTCAGAAAGTTATTTCCTTGAAGCCATTCAAGCTCAGAATAAGCTTCCTCACAACAAGGACGAATAGTGAATTTGGGCCTTTAAATTGGGTTTCTTCTGGCTTCACAAAGACATGTGGTGATTTCAGGATTTGTAGGTATGAGACCTGTGATATACTCAACATGTTCTCTCACCAGATTAAATGGGAGAAAGGTCAACGTGGGGTCATCAAAATTTACCCACAGAAAGGCGACATCTGGGCTGTTTATCGGAATTGGTCCCCTGACTGGGATGAAGATACTCCAGATAATGTGCTCCGTGCATACGCTGTTGTTGAAGTATTGGATGATTATGATGAAGATCATGGCATTTCTGTTATTCCCTTGGTTAAGGTTGCCGAGTTTCGAACAGTATTTCAGCGCCATCAGGACCCAAACACCACCAAGAAGATTCTGAAAGAAGAGATGTTTCGTTTTTCACATCAAGTTCCTTTTTACAGGATGTCAGGGGAAGAGGCTCCAAATGTCCCCAAAGATAGTTATGAGCTAGACCCAGCTGCTATTTCTAAAGAACTTCTTCAGGATATCACAGAAACAGCAAAGGAGGCAAATGGAACTTCTGAATGCTGA